tctgtctctctctctctttctctgtgtctttctctctgtgtctctctctctctctctgtctctctctgtcaatctctgtctctgtctctgtctcgctctctttctctgtgtctctctctgtcaatctgtctctctgtctctctgtctctctgtctctcaggatGAGCCACGCAAGGGGAAAGGCGGATGCAGCTGAAGGTGTGGCCCTGAAGGCTAGCGAAGAATGTCGGATGGCCAGGGTCGCTGCCAAGGAACTCTCGCCGTCATTCCATATCCATGGAAACGGTGAATCCAACGGTGAGTCAATCACAGAGAAATTGACttagctacagtaactactgtaCACATGCCCAACCAGGCAGAGAAAAACAATTCAAATCGTTGTAGAATTTGAAGTAACTTTATTGGAACTTTCTTTACAGACAATCTGGGTTGGATTCAGTCAGTAGTGTACCCAAATTCTAAGTCTCATTATCTTGTCCTCTTCCCTGAGTTAACACAGTACagggtgtactgtactgtgtaatATTACCTGTGTTACTTGAATTAACACAGTAATCTAGCTGTGTAATCCTGatgtacaataccagtcaaaagttttacaaCATCTACTCATTCTCggatttttctttcttttttaaaaactattttctacattgtagaataatagtcaagacatccacactatgacataacacatatggatacatgtagtaaccaaaaaaagtgttaaacaaatgaaaatatattttagattttagattcttcaaagaagccaccctttgccttgatgacagttttgcaaactctcaaccagcttcacctggaatgctttttcaacagtcttgaaggagttcccagcacttgttggctgcttttccttcactctgcggtccagatcatcccaagccatctcaattgggttgaggttgggtgattgtgtaggccaggtcatcggatgcagcactccatcactctccttcttggtcaaatagcccttacacagactggaggtgtgtggggtcattgtcctgttgaaaaacaaatgatagtcccactaagtgcaaaccctgcagaatgctgtggtggccatgctggttaagtgtgccttgaattcgaaaacaatcacaaacagtgtcaccagcaaagcacccccacatcaacatacctcctcctccatgcttcacggtgggaaccacacatgcggagatcatccgttcacctactctgcgtctcacaaagacacagtggttggaactcAAAATCTCaactttggactcatcagaccaaaggacagattcccaCCAGTCTGATGTACATTGCTCATCTTCTTGGCCCAAACaggtatcttcttcttattgctgtcctttagtagtggtttctttgcagaaattcaaccatgaagaaCTGAttctcacagtctcctctgaacagttgatgttgagatgtgtctgttacttgaactctgtgaagcatttatttggtctgcaatctgaggtgcagttaactctaaggaacttctcctctgcagcagaggtaactctgggtcttcctttcctgtggtggtcctcatgagagacaatttcatcacagcacttgatggtttttgtgacttcACTTTCATGCCTTGAAGCAAtggtggactgtcatttctctttgcttatttgagctgttcttgccataatatggacttggtcttttatcaaatagggccatcttctgtatatcaccctataccatgtcacaacacaactgattggctcaaacacatttaaaggaaagaaattccacaaactaacttttaacaaggcaaaccGTTTAACtgaaaatgcattccaggtgacaacctcatggttgagagaatgccaagagtgtgccaagctgtcatcaaggcaaagggtggctactttgaagaatatgaaatataaaatatattttgatttgtttaacactcttttggttactacatgattccatatgtgttatctcatagttctgatgtcttcactattattctacaatgtagaaaatagtgaagaaataaataaaaaccctggaatgagtcggtgtgtccaaactgataccctggaatgagtcggtgtgtccaaactgataccctggaatgagtcggtgtgtccaaactgataccctggaatgagtcggtgtgtccaaactgataccctggaatgagtcggtgtgtccaaactgataccctggaatgagtcggtgtgtccaaactgataccctggaatgagtcggtgtgtccaaactgatgactggtactgtatgtctggtGGATCTCTGCCAAATCCCCTCTTTCATTGTGTTTTGTCTCTTCCCGCCTGTCtgcctttctgcctgtctgtctgcctgtctgcctgtctgcctgtctgcctgtctgcctgtctgtctgcctgtctgtgagtCAGGTCTGGAGTGCCAGCGGCCCAATAAGCACCAGGACAACAAAGACCACGAGATCATTTCCACGGGAACTGACAGTCCTGAGCTGTGCACCCCGGACACCACGCCTCCCTTGATAACGCCTGACCTCAGCCCAGTCCTGAGCgtccccccctcacccccccgcAGCCCGCCGACCTCTAAACAAGGCCACTCTCTCCGTCCCAGAAACGCCTGCTTCATGCGGCAGAGCGCTGTGGACGAccagggaggaggagcagagataCAGGTGCTAGTGGAGGGGCGGGGCATGGATTTCCAGAGGGGAGGAGCTAACAACTGGACAGAGGACATGTATCCAGACCGGGGGGGTCACAGCAGCCAATCCACCACCCCGTCTCTACTGGAGGAGCAGGAGGGACAAATTAACGGCCACCAGCAGGCCCCGTCCAACCACAAACCGAGGGAGAAGGCCTCGACCAACCACAAGTCCCGGGAGCACACTTCCTCTTCCTATAGGTCGTGGGAGCACTCCTCCTCGTACAACCAGAAGCCCTCAAAGCACACCTCATCCAATCACAAGTCGAGGGAGTACATGCAATCCAATCACAAAACATGGgatcattcctcctcctccaccaatcaCAGGGCCTGTGAGAATGCCTCTTCCAATTACAAGCAGCAGGTGCACATTTCATCCAATCACAAAGCCTTGGAGCATAACCTGTCCAATCACAAGACTTCTGAGCATGCTTCTTCCAATCACAAGTCGTGCCAAGATTATACCTGCTCCAATCACATCCCAAAGGACAATGTCTCCTCAGCCAATCACAACGACCCCCGAGAGCATGTGTACTCCAACCACCACTCCAAGCAGCAGCACATCTCATCCAATCACAAGCTTAGCAAGCATGCCTTGCCCGACCCCGGGCTCGACAGCCCCGCAGTGGGCTGGACTGCCGAAGGCGCCCTGCAGTGGAGCCCTGCCCACTCGCGCCTCATGGaccgagaggaagaggaggacaggctggGAGACTACACAGTAGACATGAGGTTCCAGCCCCTGGACTCCACTACCCAGATGTCCCCTGGCCATTGCCCCAAAAGCAGGCTGCGCCCGCGGGGCCTGCGGCCTGTCAAGGAGGGCTCCATGGACTCTGTACAGATGCTGGACACTCTGAATGTGGGGGCGGAGCAGGAGGAGTGGCCCCTGCACAGGGACCTCACTCTCTCCCCGCCTCTCAAGTCTCAGCCAATCACCTTGGAGCAGGATGGGGAGCACCACACCCTCAAATCAAACTCAGTGAGTGATTTATTGGTATCAGATTGATCTGTAAACTGGACCTCAGGTTTTAAATACTGATACTATACTCTTAACTGTAGAATGAAGTCTGAGAATTAAcactttctctgtcttctctctcctaccgtctctctcctctctcctcccgtctctctcctctctcctcccgtctctctctctctcgctctctcctcttgtctatctctctcctctgttctcctttctctctctctctcctctctcctcctttctctctctctctctctctctctctctctctcctcctgtctctctctctctcctctcctctctcctcctttctctctctctctcctctctccacctgtctcttctctctcttcctgtctctctctcctctcctctctcctcctttctctctctctctcctctctccacctgtctcttctctctcctcccgtctccttctccctcctctcttctcccgtcTCTCCCAGGGCTCCAGCTCAGTCCTGGTTGTCATGGTTATTTTACTCAACATTGGAGTAGCCCTCCTCTTCATCCATTTCTTTATTTAACCTTCTATGATCTACTAAGTcctattatgatgatgatgatgatgatgatgacttaTATTACATAAGTTATTATTGATATGCCTCTGCCCAGCCACGTGGAGCCTGCAGCGTGGGAGGAGCGGAGGAGTGACGACGGACATCGACGGTGTTTCTATTGTCGTTAACCTCCTGCTGTTCCCTTCTCCAGCCCTTTGATGTTTATCTCATCTCATGTCACAGACTCAGTTAAGGTATATAATTCAACGGATTTATCCATCTGCCTTGAGTTTCTAAAACACtacactttttttaaatttaatttaatttaaattttttaATGAATTGCCTTTTTTTGTTGTGCTTGCAACCACGTGGAAAGGTATTTTGACATTACGACTGTGGAACAGCAGCTTTGAGATGGTGATGATGCGATGTGGTGGCGTAGTCGGCCACAAACGCACGGGTTTTGTTCGTAGGGCACCTGCTGTATGGAGGACAGGATACACAGGGCACAGACTATGTCCACTGGGCCCATCCATCCAAGACTAGTGTACAGCACCCTCTGTCCTACACTGTATCCCACTTAACAATATAACATGCTAGCCCATGGTGATCacacttcttcttcttcacccaccttagcccctaaccctataccctatGGCCTCATCCACCAACTGCTGGGAtgcctctcaaatggcaccctattccctatatagtgtactacttttgaccagagctctatgggggcTACGGTTAAACACAGTGCATGATAGAGGGTATAAGGTGCCATTAGGGACGTAGTCCTGATCTATGCTACCAAACTATGCTGCAAGAGTAGATCCATGTTAAAGGGCTCCGCCATGTTTATTTTCCTgttcaccataacacacacacacacacacacacacacacacacacacacacatacacacactctctcacatacacactctctcacatacacactctctcacacacacacactctcacacacacactctctcacacacacactctctcacagtacacacacacacacacacacactctataatgttcaccataacacacacacacacacactctcacacatacacacgaacacacacacacacacactctctcacatacacactctctcacacatacacacacacacactctctcacatacacactctctcacacatacacacccactcactctctcacacacacactctctcacacatacacacacacacactctctcacatacacactctctcacacatacacacccactcactctctcacacacacactctctcacacacacacacacacacactctctcacacacacacagccattacaTGAGGGTGTGAGCAGTTAAAATAGCAtctttctatccctctgtctTTTCCATCTGTTGTTCTTCATTCGTCCACATATCCTCCTAGATATCCATTCTTCTGATTCACTTCACTGCAACTACGAACCAAGAGTTGGGATCAATGCCGTTTCACATTCAGTCGAATCAGGAAACAGACATTTTTAAGATTTCAGATTCGATTCATGAATTGAATAAAAACCCACTTTTctatgagttttttttttttaaattcatgaaTCATTCATGAATCATCTCAACCCTATCACTTACGCAACAAAACACACGTAGTgtccacactacacacacacacacacacacacacaggactatgGAGGTGGGAGAATTTAGGCTTGCCCTTGTGTACAGCGTTGAGACTGTTACGTTATAACACTgattctaaatatatatatatgtatgtatgtatgtatgtatcatcattattattattattcaaatGTTTGTTACTTTTGAGCATTTTGCCAGACAGAGAGAATGCTGAGTGCCTCGTATTTATTGATTTTTTATGAATGTAATGATTAACTTGATGAAACACCCCTCGTGGGAAATGCAGgctgggaaggggagggggaggggggggggggggtgactttcAGAATGGTGAAAGGTTGACCCCGCCTGAAATGGCATGCACCGTTTAGTCTCTCTCCCTGTCGGCCTTCTTCCAGAACAGTCCACAGGGAGAACTGGGTCTCTTCCAGACTAGTCCAAAGTCCCAAATGgagccctcttccctatatagctAGTGCACTGCTTTGGGAGAACAGGTATACGTGGGCCCTGGTCCAGAATGGTGCAtggtatatagtgaatagggtgctatttgggaataCAAGCACCTGGATGTGTTCTCCTCCAGTGTCACTTCCAGACATGCTGGGGGGGCCCCATGTTTTTCAGCATGTTTGTTTAGCCTGCTCAATCTGGTGTCAGTCAGtttgtgagtctctctctctctctctccggctctCCTAGTGTTTTTATCCAGCTACAGGTGGCTGACGCTGAGGCAGAGACCATCATCGGTGTCAAATAAATTTAAAAACgctagctttaaaaaaaatacaaaaaaaactcttGTGGATTTTCAAAATGTCGATCCAGAGTTTTATGAATgagcttaaaaaaaaaatctgttccgCCTTTTTATACTCGGCACCCGGTGACATCATGTTGTGACATCATGTTGTGACATCATGTTGTGACATCATTGCATGCCTAAGCATGCTCTTTTCTTACGATTCTTTGGTTTATGACATGTGGagaaaaataatgaaaatgtttgaaatgactgtgtgtgtgcgtcgtCGGTGTTGGTTACTGCTGCTCTCCTCCATATTATAgcctcagacacacacaacagTATAGTGGACTGGATTTCAGATGTTCAAATCCTTTTCCTAGTGTCTGAATGTATAGTAACGACAGGCTGACTGTAGTGACTTGTCTTTCTGCAGTATGTTTCTGTCAATATAACCAGAGTGTGAAAAAAAGTCAGCCAGCACTCAACAAAACAACCTTCAGAAGCCCAGTCACTCTTCACTCCTGTCATCATTGGCTGTTTCAAAAACTTTATTTATAAAACCAAAATTCACATTCAAAGTGCAGCACAGGAAGGACACTTAGAACAATGTCTTGGGTATTTCATATAAAAGAGTTTGAAAACATTCAGAGCAAACagagtatttaaaaaaacaaaaaaaacaagacaaggCACAGGAAGTGTCAAGAAAGCTTGAGGAATATCTCTGTCGGtagaatacagacagtaacaaccCGATGACGACATTAGATAACCAGTTCAATAGGTCATCTGGTCCTCCAGCcggcgttctctctctctctctctgtaggaatGGAGCCTGGGGACTCTAGAACTCTGACTTCTCATTCTGAATTCTAGTGACTATTTTACCTTCCCGAGATGTGCACTTCCTAAAGAACAAACTTCTTCAGGACCAAATATCATGCCTTCATTACAACCAGTTATGTAAGggaaagggaagggggggggggatacctagtcagttgtccaactgaatgtattcaactgaaatggcatcttccacatttaacccaacgcctctgaatcagagaggggggggggatacctggtcagttggaaagggggatacctggtcagttggaaagggggatacctggtcagttggaaagggtgatacctggtcagttggaaagggggatacctggtcagttggaaagggggatacctagtcagttggaaagggggatacctagtcagttggaaagggggatacctagtcagttggaaagggggatacctagtcagttgtccaactgaatgtattcaactgaaatgtgtcttccacatttaacccaacccctctgaatcagaggtgcggggggctgtcTTAAtccacatccacgtcttcggcgcccggggaacagtatccgggttggggtcaattccaattcaattcaggaagtacaatGAAATTAATATTCTCTTCAATGAGGAAactggtttactttctgaatggaactgaaattgagcccaaccctgcttAGTACTCCTCTAGAACGTCCCAGTTTAACATTTAACGACACtctcaaaatgagaaaaacacaaCCGTCTACATAAGTGCTATTTAAATATAGGaagaaatataaacaaaataccaaaatactGAAAAGACAGTTTGAAAATGTAGAGAACAGACAGCAAGGTGGCTTCTGTGTAAACAACCAAATTGTTAGGCCTCTACTTACTAGTTGGTCCCCCACCCCTTTCTTCTGGACACAATAACCCCCATCCCCACTGGTTAGGGGTCAAAGGTTAGGGATCAGAGGTCATAGAGTATTCAGAGTGATCAGCCTGAGATGAACACACATTGACCGTCCAGCACTGCTTCAGTGGTGATACAGCGGCTTGGGTTGCAGTGGAGAAAAGGATGAGTTCATGAGTCCTGAGGAACCACGTTCAGCAGCTTCTGTCAGAACACGGTCAACAAGCAAGAAACCCATCTCTACTAGTACACCCTTTCATcatagtactagtagtagtcctGAGGAACCACGTTCAGCAGCTTCTGACAGAACACGGTCAACAAGCAAGAAACCCATCTCTACTAGTACACCCTTTCATcatagtactagtagtagtcctGAGGAACCACGTTCAGCAGCTTCTGACAGAACACGGTCAACAAGCAAGAAACCCATCTCTACTAGTACACCCTTTCATCATCAGCAGCtgcagtactagtagtagtagtagtagtagtagtagaactagtagcagtactagtagtagtagcagtagtactagtagtagtagcagtactagtagtagtagcagcagtactagtagcagtactagtagtagtagcagtactagtagtagtagcagtagcagtactagtagtagtagtagtactagtagtagtagtactagtactagtagtagtaatagtactagtagtagtaatagtactagtagtagtagtagaactattagtagtagtagtagcagtagtagtagcagtactagtagtagtagcagtagtagtagcagtactggtagtagtagcagtagtagtagcagtagtagtagcagtactagtagtagtagtactagtagtagtagcagtactagtagtagtagtagtactagtagtagtagtactagtagtagtagtactattagtagtagtagtagtagtagtaatactactagtagtagtagtagtagtactagcagtagtagtagtagcagtagtactagcagtactagtagtactagtagtagcagtactagtagcagtagcagtacaagtagtagtagcagagactagtagtagtagcaatactagcagtactagtagtagtagcagtactagtagtagtagcagtactagtattagtagtagtagtactagtagtagcagtactagtagtagcagtactagtagtagtagcagtactagtagtagtagcagtactagtagtagtatcagtactagtagcagtactagtagtagtagcagtactagtagcagtactagtagtagcagtactagtagcactagtagtagcagtactagtagtactagtagtagcagtactagtactagtagtactagtagtagcagtactagtactagtagtactagtagtagtagcagtactaatcacatttcaaatcaaatcaaatttatttatatagcccttcgtacatcagctgatatctcaaagtgctgtacagaaacccagcctaaaaccccaaacagcaagcaatgcaggtgtagaagcacggtggctaggaaaaactccctagaaaggccaaaacctaggaagaaacctagagaggaaccaggctatgtggggtggccagtcctcttctggctgtgccgggtggagattataacagaacatggccaagatgttcaaatgttcataaatgatcagcatggtcgtataataataaggcagaacagttgaaactggagcagcagcacggtcagatggactggggacagcaaggagtcatcatgtcaggtagtcctggggcatggtcctagggctcaggtcctccgagagagagtaaaaaagagaaaattagagagagcatatgtggggtggccagtcctcttctggctgtgccgtgtggagattataacagaacatggccaagatgttcaaatgttcataaatgatcagcatgttcgaataataagaaggcagaacagttgaaactggagcagcagcacggccaagtggactggggacagcaaggagtcatcatgtcaggtaatcctggggcatggtcctagggctcaggtcctccgagagagagaaggagagaattagagaacacacacttagattcacacaggacaccgaataggataggagaagtactccagatataacaaactgaccttagccccccgacacaaactactgcagcataaatattggaggctgagacaggaggggtcaggagacactgtggacccatccgaggacacccccagacagggccaaacaggaaggatataaccccacccactttgccaaagcacagcccccacaccacggtaccagtactagtagtagtagcagtactagtagtagcagtactagtagtagcagtactagtagtagtatcagtagcagtactagtagtagtagcagcagtactagtagcagtactagtagtactagtagtagtactagcagtagtagcagcagcagtactagtagtagtactagtagtagcagtactagcagtactagtagtagcagtactagtagtactagtagtactagcattactagtagtagtagcggtagtagtagtactactagtagtagtagtactagtagtagtagtagtacaagtAGTAATATCAGTAGcagtactactagtagtagtagtagcagtagcagtagtagccatactagtagtagtagcagtagtagtagtagtagcagtacaagtagtagtagtactagtagtagtactagtagtagtatcagtactagcagtactagtagtagtagcagtactagtatATTAGTTTAGTATATTGATGTGTACTCTACATGATCCTTGTTAGTAGAAGTGATAGTTTAGTATATTGATGTGTACTGTACACTAACCTTGTTAGTAGAAGTGATAGTTTAGTATATTGATGTGTACTCTACACTAACCTTGTTAGTAGAAGTAATAGTTTAGTGATTTTCTACAGGAAGTGACAGCAGTGTTAAGTTACTCACTGATGCCATTGATGATCCAGCTGGGTTTTTTCTGCCACCACACACCAAAGAAATAGACGGGTACTTCAGTGGCACAATGAGGAAAACACACGCTACCACAAAACTCACCGGGAGTAGGAGattcacctggaacacacactaCGATGTAGGAcccagaggagaaacacacacagaaatacttactatgcactcagagagagagagcatacagcaccgtcactatggactgagagagagaacatacagcaccgtcactatggactgagagagagagcatacagcaccgtcactatggactgagagagagaacatacagcaccgtcactatgtactgagagagagaacatacagCACCATCACtatggactgagagagagacaacatacagcaccgtcactatgtactgagagagagagacaacatacagcaccgtcaccatgtactgagagagagagagac
The sequence above is drawn from the Oncorhynchus kisutch isolate 150728-3 unplaced genomic scaffold, Okis_V2 scaffold2951, whole genome shotgun sequence genome and encodes:
- the LOC109886930 gene encoding junctophilin-3, whose product is MSTGGRFDFDDGGSYCGGWEQGKAHGRGVCTGPQGQGEYAGAWSHGFEVLGVYTWPSGNCYQGTWAQGKRHGVGVESKGRWDYRGEWTQGFKGRYGQLESTVSGARYEGTWSNGLQDGYGTETYSDGGTFQGQWLGGMRHGYGVRQSVPYGMAAVILYPLRTSINSLRSEHSHGPPTTLEDGAGTAVSPADGVVGGGLVGSPVGRGGFALTAPSEADRRGKRKGRFRQSILSGLKLRRSESKSSLASQLSKQSSFCSEAGMSTVSSAASDIHSNASQDGEQGAPVDATVTEAYAGEWRSDQRAGWGVSRRSDGLRYEGEWVANKRHGYGCTTFPDSTKEEGKYKQNALVSGKRKNLIPLRASKIREKVERAVEAAEKAADIAKQKAEIALSRMSHARGKADAAEGVALKASEECRMARVAAKELSPSFHIHGNGESNGLECQRPNKHQDNKDHEIISTGTDSPELCTPDTTPPLITPDLSPVLSVPPSPPRSPPTSKQGHSLRPRNACFMRQSAVDDQGGGAEIQVLVEGRGMDFQRGGANNWTEDMYPDRGGHSSQSTTPSLLEEQEGQINGHQQAPSNHKPREKASTNHKSREHTSSSYRSWEHSSSYNQKPSKHTSSNHKSREYMQSNHKTWDHSSSSTNHRACENASSNYKQQVHISSNHKALEHNLSNHKTSEHASSNHKSCQDYTCSNHIPKDNVSSANHNDPREHVYSNHHSKQQHISSNHKLSKHALPDPGLDSPAVGWTAEGALQWSPAHSRLMDREEEEDRLGDYTVDMRFQPLDSTTQMSPGHCPKSRLRPRGLRPVKEGSMDSVQMLDTLNVGAEQEEWPLHRDLTLSPPLKSQPITLEQDGEHHTLKSNSGSSSVLVVMVILLNIGVALLFIHFFI